ATCAACTTATTTCATGCAAACCACAGTAAGAAACTAATATGCCCACAATATGCAAACATAACTGGGCTTTTAAACATGTTGGCTGAACTGATATGCTATATAAATACCTCAATTACTGTACCAACTATAAATGAGATTGTTGTAGAAATGAAGCTGCTGAGCTGTGGCTGGTTAAATATGCTCAGTGAGGCAGGCTGATTTTGTGTTGGGACATCGGACTAAGACAGCAGCATTAGATTTCAGACATCACAGAAAATAGCTTACGGTCTTGGGAAAAACATGAGTAAATTAGTTTCTCAGCTCTCATATCAGCGACATAGGACATTTAAAAACCACCTCAGAGAAGGCAGCATCATGATAAGCTAAATGGCTCTGGATTGTAAAGTTCGTAACTTCTATTCTTTATTACTAATTACAGTTTTGTGGCTGAATATTACGGAGCCCCAGAGGGGAtggaggttaaaaaaaaaaattcaagcgAACGTTTTGcagttttcttttattcatggCCACGATTTATTAAATCGTTCTCTCGTTTTCTTTCAAACGTGcgcacattttctttacttggTGGGTATGTCTTTTTTTCATGGTCACGATTTTCAAATTCGTTCTCTTGTTTTCTTGTAGCTgagtcatgttttatttttaactgaacgCACGTTGTTCGTGTTTTGATAACAGCTCCCTGAGACTGTCTGACGGGCTCTGATGAGATGATGAACAGACACGCTCATCAGGTTTGATTTTGGGGGGTTTGAGGAAACTGCAGCTCCTCTTCACAGCAAACGGGCCACGGTATTCCTGCTCCTGGTCAAATGGCGGTGTTAGGGACCATCACACAATTACAGTACGAAATGATCACGGTTTCAACAGCCTCACATTAACATCTAATCCATAGAGCTACTAAGCTCTCTTGCCATCTGACCTCATCCTACATGAacgtttctgtgtttgtttcatttgaatttGTTGAAACGTCGACGCTGATCATTTCTTCCTGTCATTGTGTGATGATCTCCAACACCGCAGCTTGTCGCGGGAGCAGAAAGCAGCCGCCCAGCATCTGTATCTCTGTTAAACATGATCATTAGAAAGCGCGGTTTAGTGAAGGTTGTAGTTTGTTGTCTTCCCTCATTTCAGCACCAAACTGCAGCTGCACTGATGAATCTGAGGGCGTTTGTTGTGAAGAGGAGCTGCGGTTTCCTCATAGCGCCCCAAACCAGAATCAGACCTGATGAgcatctctctccatcacttcaTCCATATAACACGTCAAAACCCGTCAGACTCAGGGAGCTGTTAGTTACTCCTGCATAAGACAAATAACATGACCTGTATCTACTACACTGATTTTgtgcacaaataaaaaaaaatgcgtTAAAAGTGAACATGACAACgattaaaagattaaaagaaaatgagagaacgAATTGGAAAAACGTGTCCAcgaataaacagaaatgtacCCACAAAGTAAAGAACACGTGCACGTTTAAAAGAAAACGAGGGAACGATTTAAGAAATTGTGGccatgaataaaagaaaacgtgcgtattgcaaaacatttgctcaatttttttttttttttttttacctccatCCCCTCCAGGGCTCTGTAGAATATGACAAACTATAACCGTAACTTTTACTGAACAGAGCTTTGATTTAACAAATCAAAATCACAGCATCAGTGCGTACACCCATGTCCACTTCATTGTTGTTGGCATCTCAAAATTATATCAAAGTGACCTGACCCATTTTAACTTTCCCCTCAGTTACACTActtgaaataaaacagcaaaaaccgAGTTTTGAATATAACCAAAACAAACCAGTCTATAATGCACCCTAGTCAGAGcatgaataaacaaattaagtgtaaatatgtatgctgctttttttttatttgtgttctaCCCAGAATCAACGGTCCTGTTTTAGGTCAAATAAGCTTCCTCTATTTAATCAATTTAGAACCTCTGGTGATAACCTCTGGTTATAACTTGAAATCAAACACTTTGTCCAACCCTTGACTGATGTTAACACCTTTATTGCAGTGTGAGAGGAGTCTCACTACAGTCCACTCACTGCTTCATCCCCTGTGAGCGCAGTGTTTCCTCCTCTATGATGTGCTCCTGTTCTGTTCCTGGTTCTGCATTTTGCTCAGGGCTGTGATGGACATCTGCAGCCGCCTGGAGCTCTCTGGTCCCGGACTCCAGGCGAAACACAGTGGGGATCTGACCCAAGACAGGGTTGGTCTCCTGCAGGCCGCAGATCCATCGGGCTAGGGTAGCTTGGTCACTTTGACCTGCCATACACATGGCATAGACGGGACCTTCCTCAACTGGACGACAGAGGACCCAGTAAGATATCAGTTACTTCAGCCGACAGTATACATCAATACAACAACCATGTGCTCTTAGTCAGGGATATCTAGAGAGGTCAACATAAggtcatttaacattttaaaatctaaaaaaccTTCCAATTATTGCACTCATAAGCatacacattacatataagGGTGTACTGATTTCAATACACTGTTacagtgtattaaaatgtaaaactttcACTGATATGGCTGTCTCTTGCGAGGGTCTTGCATTTATCACTTTTTGtggaaaccactgtcagtgatcaAAATTATTCTCAATGCAGCCCATCAGAGTGTAAAGGACAAGAAGGGGGCACTTACAGAGGCACTTACATTTGGCAGGGCTTTTTATAACTCAGTATTCTAGGGGTTAGGACTTCTGGGGTTTGTTTTTTAGACAGCAGCACAGCAGGCAACTTTTATTCGTCGTCAAATCAGATTTGTGTAATATACATTTGTGAATCAATTATGAATTAAGTGCAATATACAGTTATAAAACATGCatgtaaattgtgctcatggtgtacacattaacaaatttaacattaacatatgAAGCATGGCACACTTGCAGGCACTCATTTTTGCTGCACCATAAAAATGTGTGGAGATACCGCAGCACTGTTCCATTCAAATGTtgaattttctgaatttttttaattttctgtattGTCACACCTCCATTTACATGGTAATCtcaatatttcatagtagttgctCAATAATTGGCCTTAAAATGAATACAtattatgaatgaatgaatactaTTAGTTTAGCGCAGGGGTGGGTAACTCCTGTCCCAGAGGACCAGATTCCTGCAcggtttggtgattttcctactcaagcacacttgattcaactcatcagatAATTACCAGGTTTAGCTGGTCTGTTaaagcagggaaatcaccaaactatgATGACTCCTGCCCTGCGCCCAGCACATTTAGAGTTTCctctgctcccaacacacctcaTCCTTCTAATAGTCCTTAATGACTTGAAGTGGGTGTGTTGGGAGCTGGGGAAATGTACTGGACAGGAGGTActtcaggaccagggttgggaaccacataaaaataatgtatgaaTACTGATTCTGGTTTAAGCTCACCATCATCCACATCAAAGCTGTCATCATCCCCCAAGTCTCTGTTAAGGTCAAGTTCAACACGCTGAGGGTAGAAGAAGCTCTGCTCTGGACCAATCAGTTCAGGATCAGGCTCCTCCTCTATCTAGATGAAACCCATGCAACAGAACAGAGCAGCTTAGCAAGAGTAAGGACATAGTGCTAACTGTTCATTTTAATCTGCATGACCTAGCAGACACCTTGAACTGGCTAGTACATTAGTCTCaaggaaaaaaatctattaCAGCATTGCAAGTTTTTAAGATAATGGTAATACTGATGCAGTTAAGGGTGGGCATTTCAAATACTCTTGCTAtttaaatgtgtgcattttaaaacaataatatttaaatatgaacATACTACCACCAACAGAGTGACAGCTTGAGTTGCATAACtttacataatacattataaattTGTCACGTTTTTGTTTCCATATATAGTCACACTCAGATGTCTTCATTTGGCTTAATATCAGATGCAGTAACTTTGGCCTCAGTCCCAACATTTTGTAACTCTATGCACCTTGCTCagtcaaataaaatatacatatatatatttttttcacacaGCTCTAAAACATCTACATCACACTAAATCCAGGCAACAGTTTGGAAGAATTCCACTCTCAATTTTACTCCTAGATTTACTCCCTAATTGCTCCCTATAGTCAATTTTCACAATCTGCAGCAAATTTCCAGGTCGGGAGTTCAATCAGAAATGAACGAGGGCGAATATGATCTACAATAAATCCcgacattttcaaaaatgattgATTTGTATGACTCAAAACATTGAGTTCCACAGTATGAGGTGGTCCATGGCTGCTTCAACCTTGTAATGTGAATCTAGCTTTAAAGTACCTTCTCCTCAGGAGGGACAGGGTCAGCCCTGAGCAGGTAATAATGAACACACGTCTTCCTGAGCCAGAGAGGAAAGGGGCCCTCCACAAACACAGGTCTGTTTGGGTTATGTTTGGCAAGCAGAGAGCGCTGCTCCAGGCTCTGGATTCCTGTTATGAGTGCACAGAGACTGAGCTTAaaggaaaatgcattttattattattttttaaactattaAATCATCTCACATTGGAGTAAGTCAGACAGTATATGCTGCCAACTGTTCTGTACAGTGGCCTTCCAACTACCAGAGCTGTGCAACTGTTCTCTAGAATAAATGAGTATTTTAGGCCTGACTTACACTTACTGTGCTGTAGTTATCTACAATCACTCGGTTGCTTTTAAGTTactttaaaatagtttaaaGCAATAATTCATGTAACTAGAGAAATGTTTTGTCTGTTGAATAAGAGTCCAGCTTGAAAAAGAAACAACTGCATACCTACAATATGTGGTTGAGCGATTTCCTCTCCTGTCTCTGTGATGTCTGTTAATGGAAACTGAGGAGAGAAGACAATAAGTAATACTTCTTCAATGCAGAGCATCCGAGTCACAACACCTGCCTTAAAAATATATCTAACGGTTTTCCTGTGCAGCATTAATGCTCCTGTATCTGTGATATaccatttcaaaatgtatttacattgtttCCATTGTAAAGCCACATGGCTGTCAGACAGGATTCTAGTAGTAAACAGTGTGACCCAACAGTGTTCTGGACGACGTCTTTTTGGGTGGTAGGGTAAGTAGAGAAAGACTGTTTTAAGACTTAAAGCCACCACTGACTTCACAACCCTCTTATCTGTAACCTTTCCCAAAATTTAATTTCTAAAATTTGAAATTTGCTTTAATCTAGTTATATTGTCATGACTGTTTATTGTTAACTAAAATACCACAAAGTAAGAGTGTAACACTTCATGACATTGTTGTAACATGATGCAAACTGTGACAATGTGCATGATAGAGAATGGACATTCTATAAATTATGGCATTGAATGCAAATGTATTGTTCAAACACCAAAGATTGCAAATGATCAGCACCAACTTATTCATTAGTAAGTTCATCAGTAGCAACAACATGGATACAGTTACCATTTTTATTCATTGGCATATTCATTtgattttgctcaaaatattatgaGCAGACTGCCATCGTTATGCCCCTAGTACAAAGTGATATGAAGTACTAAACGTCTGGCTATACAACAGAAATGTACTGAAAGACCGGTACATCCGACACATTAGCCCGCTAGGCAGTGATAGCAGTTACCTGATAAACAGTAATTTCAGCATCCAGGTCATTAGCGATTCGGGTGAGACTGAAGCGTGCAAGGTCAAGAGGGTCTTGTGGGAGCTCGTGGGGCACTGGGAATGGGTTTGCATTCTTGAACTTGGGAAACCAATACATCATACGCTGGTACTTCCTCATAGGGTGGCTCTTCTCTCCAAAGATCTGAACAAGGAGGACCTTTGTTTCCACATTAGGCATGATTCCTGGTGAAACAAAGATTAGAAAATAGAAAACAGCACCGTGCCCCAGTTTTTCccccacacaaaaacacataatgAAACATGCTTACAATCATTGCTCAGAATTGTTGTATACAAAGTGAATTCCTAATTCATTGTATACCATCACTGTCCTATTAACAGCTTTGAAAATGGCAGCTGTGCTTTATATCATGTGGGAATTTTTTAACAAAAGGATCAATAAAAATGATCCAAAGTGACTTGGAATAATACCTAATTTAAATGAAGATTAAAATTGAcgttccttctcttgtaaagttacaatttaacagatatgaggttttgtaaTGACAGCAAGAACATATACTATAAACATTACGTCACATTATTTAGCTTTGAACACTGCATTTTATCGTATCTACAGGACATATCCTTATTACATATTTGTAGATATGTGTGGCACAATATTTTTCACAAATGATTCTGTCCACTATATCTGTAAGCAATGCAAATTGCCAAGTTTTAGGCGTTTAGCGTTTAGGCGTTTAGCTTTCGTTGAGCTTTACGGAATTATGTCATGATATTGCAATAATGTAACCAGAACACTCTTGTGCTTGTTAGAGTTTGTGCAGgtttatgcattttttaaaataagtgcCTCAGCTCCGAACCTGCCAAGTGAAAAGTAATTATTATGACCAATGTAAGTTCTGGGCCAAAGAAAAGGACAGAACCACGCATACCATAATTTTCCATCTGCTCTAACACCTGCACTCCACACTCTTGCTGCCGGGGATAGTGATTGAACATCCTCTGAATAAAGTTCTGCGGCACAAAAACCTCTTTGGGAAACACATCCAGGAGTTTGTTGTAGACAACAATGTCCCGTTCTACACCAAATTCTGGCATTTTCCTCAGAGCAGCGTATATAAACTCCACATGTCCACGCCGCCGGATGTCCTTCTTGTTGAAGACGTCGACTACTCTGTTGAAATTAGCTTTGGTCTTTGCGTCCTTAGCAGCCTGTGCAAACAGGTCATCATGTGTGACCAATGACTTGTCCTTTTTCTCAGTTTCATGCTCAAATAGTTCTCGGAAATCTGCACTGTCTGGCTTGTTCTTGCAAACTGATGAACCACAATGAATCCACCTTTGCCCCTTTAGAAATCACAAAAACGTCAGAGTATTAGAACATCACACATAAAGAAGTGCATCCTACTTATTAGTCCTTCTAATGCGCAGCCCACAATGACAAGTAGTTACTAGCTAAAGATGTTCATTTAAACTGTGAGCAGAAACAACCAAGTAAATGCTTACTTGACCACAGCAGAGTCGTGGTAGTGGGGACTGCAGGAGAGGTATATGAAGACTGGGTTTAAAGAAAGGAGTGATCCACCCAATGTGCTGGGGTCGTAAGAGAAGCCGGGTGACCTTCATGGTAAAATATCATCCCTTCTGCAATTCCAATTTTGCAAAACAGAGGCAAAACAGCAGTAGTTATCAGTTTACTTCAGTTCACAATTATTAGAATTATCAGGTCATTTTTAACCAAAGTTACCTAGTTCATTCATATAATTACTTATTGTTTCACAGCTAAAACATTATACAGATATAATAGTTACCATGTGATTATGTAGTTATAGGCAGTATATAGCtataatacacaaatatacCCAATTAACTCATCATTACATAGTCATAGTTAATAGAATAGCTATAGCATTGCACTGACTTAACTCATGAccatttagttacatttaacATACAGCTATAAAATCAGATAGATATAGTTAagtaatataaaattatatagtTACAGTTAATTTACTGCCATGGCATTACATAGATGCAGACagtaacacacatacactgatcagccaaaacactaaaaccacccctttgtttctacactgattgtccatcttatcagcccCACTTACCGTATAGTTTGTagtttatagttctacaattacagactgtagtccatctgtttctctgcatactttgttagcccaccttgctcttcaatggtcaggaccactacagagcaggtattatttgggttgtggatcattctcagtactgcagttagcactaacgtggtggtggtgtgtgttgtgctggtacaagtggatcagacacagcagtgctgctggagtttataaacacaGTGCTCACTCAcagtccactctattagacactcctatcttaATGGTTATGGCACACTTTACAGTTGCTCTTATCcggagcgacttacagtttgaaggtggtgttgggagtcttgcccaaggactcttattggtatagtgtagggtgcttactcaggtgggggactgaaccccagtctacagcgtagaaggcagagatgttacccactacactaaccaaccacaacagataacacctgctctgtggtggattggaagaacagggtgaagAGGGGCTAAAAaagtacacagagaaacaggtgaactacagtctgtagctgtagaactacagCTGCCCCTGTACGGTAAACGGAGCTGGTttaatggacagtgagcgcagaaacaacgAGGTGGTTTAACACAGTTACAGTTACTCTACGACTACGGCGCTGCACTGATGGCTCGTTCTCTCTCGTCAACCCAGTTCAGGGGCGGCTCCACCCGTTTTACCGATCTTTCTGAAAAAGGTGTGGGCAGCAGGTTCTGGTCGGGATACCAGCGGAGCAGAACCGGTGGCACAGGAAGCTGTTAACACACATCAGAACAGCGAGGAACTTTATTTACCATGTCACACCGGATTAAGCTTCGCGTGTAGTCTGAAGTGAGTCCTGTCCGTTCAGAAATTCAGTGTAAAGACTGAACATATCAGTCCTCGGCGCTCAGGTCTCCTTCACGCCAAACACACCGCCATAACCTCTTACTTCAGTCCGTCGCTTTCCTCCCGTCCCTCCTCGCTGATTACAAACATTTGCTCTCTCTTTATGGTTCCGACGTGTTGGTTCCGCGCCATAACTTCGCCCTGCTCACACTGGAGCAGCTGTAAATGCTTCTGTTATATTTTTACGCCTTGCAATTCTAGTTACAGGACGGTAAATAAAccttatgtaaataaatgactttAACGAGACTGAACCGTTTGACACCAATAATACGTTGAGCAGCTGTAATTGGTAAGTTAGCGTCCTACTaaccaaaacctgtttgctaaaaaaaaaaaaacatactagTATGTGATCGTTGCTTTTAAACGTAATACCTCATCGTTCTTtctcaaaactacagtaaataCTGCACGAATTGCTGAAAACGTTTAATTGCATGTTTTAGCCGTCTGGCTCCGTTCAGGCCCGTTCACTGAAGACTCTCTGTTTgtcgccctctagtgtttgcgGTGTGTAATGGGAGAAATGGGAAGTGGTCGGACTCCCTCTGAACTGGCTGCTGTTTGCACCATCGCCGCGAGGTGGCGCAGGGACGGGTGTGCAGTTCTCATAAGTTCTGGTTTGCTTTTTGGGTTGGACTGCGATCACGAGTGTCTTCAGTAGTCAGTAGTAGTTTAGATGAGTGTCAGGAGGACAGCTGGGCTAAGAAAGAGTGGGGAATGAGTGTGAGCGGAGCTCCTGCATGAAAACCCATCCCGACTCGCTCCTCGCCGTCGCGCACTTGCTCGCCTCCGCGCCCGCCGCGGCTCATTTCCTGGGTCGGGCAGTTTGGAGTGGACTCGCTTCTCCGCTCCGCGCACGTGTGTGGTTTCTCTTCTGCTGCGAAGCTGCTGAGCACGGCTGCGGGACTCTGAGGGGGCGGCCTGGACTAGTATGGACTCTTCGCCTCTCGGCACCATGAGCTACTTCAGCGAGGTGTGAGAACAGCGAATCCTCTCCAGCAACATGGACGGGTCGACGAACAGTCTCGGTGAGTCGGACCGGCTGCCCCACTGCCCCTCCGCCCCGAGCAGACggggttttattgtttttcgcaTCCGCCTGTGAAGCTGTCAGCGTTGTTCGCCGCAGCCGCCTCTGGTGAAAGTCTGTGGAAGTTTGAGCTCCGCGTGCGAGTGAAATCCCGGTCGTTCCGAAATTGGAAGCTGTTGTTTTTCCCTCACGTCCCACTCGGTGTGTTTGACATGGCAGTTTGAACGGTTCGCAGTTTTTTGGCCGCTGGTGCTCAGGAGTATAAACGCTCGTGGGCTCAtctagaggtgggcgatatggcagaaGCCTAATATCGCGATACTCACAGGCGCTCGCGATAAAAGATATGCGGCGATATTTGTTCTTCAGGCATCTGAGCAGAGAAGATGGAAAGCAGTGGAggcacatttaaaacataccaCCACACCGCGTGAACTCACTGATCACTACTTAATGTCTCATATTTAGGTTTGAGctctttataatgaaaacatgcagttggtcagatTTCTACAAGTAACGGTGACATGAAACATTCagaaacacacccacacacacacccacacacacacacacacacacatatatatatatatatatatatatatatatatatatatatatatatatatatatatataatgtgtgtatttaaTTATGATACTCattattgtaatatattgtgATAACTTGTCGTGATAGTGGTAAATGTCGTGGTATTGCGCAGCTGTAGGCTCAACGTTGTCTTATTTTGTGGCTTGTTTACCTTTCTTTACTGCAAACCTTGTTTATTTCGCCACGGAAAGGAAACAGTGCGGCTCAGTGTCAGTCTCCAGCTGTCATTGTTGTGGTTTGCTTATCAGACATTTCAGCTGCtagtgtgttttgtttacttgACAGTTTGGTCAGTCAGTTTAGAAACTGAATTGCTGTGATTACTATAGTAAGTAACTTATTTGGACACTTATGCCAAACCTAAAATGCGTTAGCACGTTTTGTTAGAAAGGAGAAGTCAAATGAAGGGGCATTTTGTTTAAACAGGCCAGTCCAAAGCCGTCTTTTCTTCATGGCAGCGTATTCGTTTGAAAGGCAGCTGGTACGTCTCAGACTCTTATCGTTTTGAGCAGTTTCTTTGCTGATTTCTGCAGATTTGCATCCAAAGTGTCTTTGCACAGTTCATGATCTCATCAAGCTCACCGACCCCGCTGTAAGAAAAGCAGCCTCTGTGCTCTGCAATACTCTTAGCACAGTCTGGTTGGAATTCTTTCCCAGGCGTTCTCCACACAAGGAGTCTAACGTTAGTTTGGTGTATGGCGGAACGATTTGGGGGAAACATTGTGATTTTTCCAAACAATTTGGCCATTAtggtttaaatgtaattaataattCCATAATAATTTCATAAATTAAGATAATTAAAATCTTAGTTTTTTTTCAAGATTGGCACATCACGTCCAGGTCATGAATTCTGTGGTGTTTGATTAAATTTTCCGAAACTAAAATGTTTAAACTAAAGGGAGACGTAATAAAACTCTGCAGCTCTTGCTTTTTGAAATTGACACCCTTTCACATCACGATTTTGATATTCATACGATTAATTGATTATCGTTAACCCGTCGTGAAATGGCTAAACGATATAAGAtttgaggatttggagacctctctggtgaaaatgtgtaattgcaagcAATGTGCAAGAGAAGATTTTGTAACGTCGCTTGTGCTTCTGGTCCCTTTACGTGGATGAGTCTGCGAACAAGTTGAGTATTTAAAGAGAGCTCTTTAAAAGGCGTGTCTTAaaaggatgtaagtgaatgcGCTGCTATTGTCTATATTATGTGGAATTTGCATTTGaaacctaaacattgagctgcagcttctttttgagcctgtggcATTAATACGTAAAGACGTATGATGTGGTGTAAAAAAACTCCCACGAAAATCCGACCCTGtatctctgacttttaaatgattattttaggcTCCCTCTTTCAATTTTAGCCGAAAACAATCTCACATAGTGCAACTATAAAGTCACCATATTCAGGCTGGGCCCACTGTATGTGTTTACCATATTAGGTGCTATGTTTTCATATCACTTACATCATAGCAGTAAAGAGACAGGGTTGCCAAACGGAAAACTCCTGAAGAAGTCCACATTTGCATGTTCTTAAGTGCGGGCATATCGGTTCGTCTGCTCTGCAATGCCCTGCACTACCACCCACTTTGCTTTTTGGAGAAACTGATGATCTTGTTTCCTGTTATATAGGTTTTTATTGGTGTGCGCACTACTGTATAGCATACTGAAACCATTGTGGGCAGCCACCGCGttgacttttgttttgtttaccgCCTTATAAACTGCTGGAGCTCTCAGGCTTTGAGGAGCAATAAATATCACATGGAGGAAGCCCTCAGGCATCTACAGGCAAGTTGAACGTCTCGATGAAGTGTTAATGCATCCCAGCTTTTGCCTTAGACTCGCTGACGGTCTAGCAGCAGAACATACCCGCAGTCTGGTTCGAATCGAAAGAGATCATTGTCAGAATCTTTATTATGCCGCCTGTTGTTTCTCAAAGTGGTCCAGTTTGAGGCTCAGTTTGTTTCCACACAGCCTGCTGAAAGTCTTATTGTGGAGAAAGTGAGTCAGCAGCGAGAAATTGTTCAAGTTATTGGAAGAGTAAATACCCTGTTTGTCCAAACATTTGCGGACACCAGCTTGTtcaggttttcttctgatatcAAGAGTATTAATAAGTGTTTGTTCTGCTTTGCTGTGGTAACAGTCTCTGTTCTTCTGTGTAGGCTTTACACTAAATGGTGGAAGATTGTTGTAAGGATGTGTTGCATTAGTGAGCTCAGGTGTTGATGTTTGATGGTTACATCTGGTTCAAAATCTACAGTTTTCATTGAAAACATAAGTACCTCACTattgctcttgtggctgaatgcaatcaaatccccTCAGCTATTTTCCAACATCAATTGTATCCTGAGATGCTCTGGATGTTGGGTGGTATGccatcagtccagagaacacaggTCCACTGCACCACAGCACAGGGGACCTTTAAACTCCTCAAGCCAACACTAAGCTTTGGACGTAGTACTCTCTCACAGCTGAagcagagcatcccattctgcCAGGCTGTGCTTTTCTATGGTGATTATACAAGCTGCGTATGTGCGCTTGATCACCTGTGTCACCAACAAGCGCaacttaaagtagctgaattcactaattggTAGACGTATCTGGAAACTTTGACATATAGGGTGCACAAGGCTTTTATGGGCTTTGCTGAAGGCTCAGATTGGATGTTCCCACTATTGTAGAGCTTGTTTGGTTGTAATTGGCGATATTACATTTGGAGAGGGTACATATTAATTCAAAGTTATTAAAATGTAACTATATATTGACTTGTTTCAAAGATGGAACAACG
This window of the Pygocentrus nattereri isolate fPygNat1 chromosome 2, fPygNat1.pri, whole genome shotgun sequence genome carries:
- the ecsit gene encoding evolutionarily conserved signaling intermediate in Toll pathway, mitochondrial, coding for MKVTRLLLRPQHIGWITPFFKPSLHIPLLQSPLPRLCCGQGQRWIHCGSSVCKNKPDSADFRELFEHETEKKDKSLVTHDDLFAQAAKDAKTKANFNRVVDVFNKKDIRRRGHVEFIYAALRKMPEFGVERDIVVYNKLLDVFPKEVFVPQNFIQRMFNHYPRQQECGVQVLEQMENYGIMPNVETKVLLVQIFGEKSHPMRKYQRMMYWFPKFKNANPFPVPHELPQDPLDLARFSLTRIANDLDAEITVYQFPLTDITETGEEIAQPHIVGIQSLEQRSLLAKHNPNRPVFVEGPFPLWLRKTCVHYYLLRADPVPPEEKIEEEPDPELIGPEQSFFYPQRVELDLNRDLGDDDSFDVDDVEEGPVYAMCMAGQSDQATLARWICGLQETNPVLGQIPTVFRLESGTRELQAAADVHHSPEQNAEPGTEQEHIIEEETLRSQGMKQ